GGCCAATATTTCATGGGTACAACTACTGTACcgacataaaaattcataaattagtaaaactactttgaaattaattgtaacattaaactagtttaatacaaaatttttaaatattttcatcgaacacactgatagaaggatttgtttatatttaataagctttaataactgttaataaatgattttttaacatcataggatttaatgaatatttattcacagtttataaattatttattaaatgttaataaatatttgttaacaggtaacaaatatttattaacagttaaaaatatttattaatggttaatgaacatttgttaactgttaacgaatatttatttaaaataaaaagtaaaaatagcaatttccttttgacactttttataaccctatagctggaatacatgataataattaaattcactaaataaattaacgtttttaatatttaaaaatataaaagataattatgagctatgataaaatttggtattttataataaatgttattataatgtaatataattaatgcaaataatttataaagatgatttttatttgtaagccatcttttctttatatcatatgacattgcaaattgcaagcgaaacaaattcgcTATATAAAACTGTtactaattgttaataaatatttcttaactattaataaatacttattaactattaacaaatgtACTTTTCACccaaatagatatttatttaatgctaaaaaatatttattaaaatttaataattgtcttcaaataaattaaattattaacagttaataaatccttctatcagtgcataacccattcaattaattaaactaattttgttACTACTCTAATATCAGCATAAGAGATATAACAATAACGGATAGACTGTTCTGCCAGGAGCATCGTAAATGTCGCCAGTCACTATGGGTCTGACGCCCATAGTGACATTGGCGTATCAGCTATAACTATTGTTGATGTTACTATTCCCACCATAGCCAAATCATCTATGCTGACGATTTTTATATCGAATCAAAATCTTCTAAACCATACAGTATAGTGTTCACACCCATAGTGACATAGTGATATCCGCAATgtatttctttccgtgtacttaAGCTTATAAACCGAGAATAAAAACACTCCAAAAGTTAAATCCTTTAAAGTGTtctatactttttatttttctttgtgtgGATACAATGACACATTGTTTGGTTTTTAAATATTGCTATATGAGATTTGAGCTTGTACAGCGATCTAAAAAACGGAAtaaggaataaaaaataaaaactataaagCAACacattaaaattactaaaaccACAGACTagtgaaataataattgatcaacttaaagtttatttgaaaaatgttttcGAGTTTTACATTACGTAAAAAATGGTTGAGTGTTGAGTGTAAAAGTACTTACTAATTAAAAGTGAATTAGTCTAATTTATCTTAATTgcatttaaagttaaaaacacATGTAGTCTGAactttattaaagtttatttttattgatgttaacaaaatttttgagaaattttcagtTCAATGCGTTGACTCTTTTCTTgtttaatctatatatatatatatatatatatatatatatatatatatatatatatatatatatatatatatatatatataattaatgtaaaaagtgTAATCTTTACCGTACTGAAAAAgctaaagaaaatatttttataaatatttttgcatAAACTAGTAAGCTTTTATATTCTCATCATAGTAAAGAAACCGaataaaaacagtttcactgtaaaaaaatcacgctaagtccacgttcataagactataaagaaaaaaaaattttatttctttacaaaaagatataaaataaaaaattaaaaaatccaagtcaccgatatggttgtatatgattttcggaaattaaaaaaaattttgttgtaaatttaaaaattaaaagaaacaattttggaacgtatttagtgtgcatggttacgaaaaatttcactttttatgaaattcctaaaatctatctactaggacttttaaaaaaaattgaagtacacaatgacgcacaccaagtacgttccaaagttgtttcttttaatttttaaatttacaacaaaattttttttaatttccgaaaatcatatacaaccatatcggttacttggattttttaattttctattttatatctttttgtaaagaaataaaatttttttttctttatagtcttatgaacgtggacttggcgtgatttttttacagtgaaactgtttttgttcagatttcgatattttttgtaattataataaaaattgacaattttaatttaatacatttccggtggcaaactatccccttgaatctatagttcatgtaaaagttattcttgcgccacctggcgtgtgtaattgcaagctgtcaaatatctttttttcactgtagtttctcatctattataagattagcatgcatccttatattatttagtctctggccgtccgctttttacataagaaaaaagttaaaatctaaaaatctgggtcgctatagtttgtgctgattatttttaataattttaaatagaaattataaagataattgatagtaatcaagtaatacgcgtaatagaaagcatgaactactattataaaatatcatataaaaaaaaaatcaaaataaatttgaaaaaaaatttgtaacctcaaaaaaccgttctgcttacggtatatacacactcggtagtctggcttgagaacggaacttggcgccagactctatcgagtctgttgatgtatttcttaattatatttattacttaatgTAATTCTACGTTTTTTTTGCATCAATTTCGAACCGAATCTGGCTCTCAAAAGACAGAATtatgactattattttttataaatattaattgaatcaCATTGACACTAATCGAAAGCGTGACGTAGAAccagtaaataatttattataattttttgacattcataataattaaaaatgataactaAGTCGGAgataatattgttaatttatgcTGCATATGAATGGATTGATATTGgctaaaaataatagaatgtttaaataatatagaacgaatgtaaataaaaaatataaaaagagcAGTTATCATTTTACTTGTGCACGaaaggataaaaaatttcagtcaAATGGTttgttattcaattaaatgaaatattttaaaaatccaatTATTTTAGGCAGTAGAAATTGACaatgttttgattttttatttgaaaattaagttattaaaacacaaattataacaattgacagatagaaaatttaatgaaatgtatgttgatttttaaaatctggCAATTTCTGCTTACTTTAGTgcgattaaattaattatatgatattgtttatttcttttatttcataaaattttaattaatcattaaacgATCATAAAACATATAACAGGCTGATGTTCCTAGCATTTTCAACTCTTCAACAACTTGTCAAAATCAGTTTTTGGGTGGCCCTTCTCTCACAGAAGTATGTCCATCAACTACCGCGacatacgtattttttttatatattgtaaacaatttaattgacaTAAGCCCGAAGATTGGTGATTCCTGTGGTCGTGTTACCGCTGACAAAAAGCCACGGGACGTTTatgattttattgtaattggaGGTGAGATATGCTGctatgttattaataaaaataataattttagtttatattgATGCAGTAAAATTGCTCTTGATtgatagtaattaaattatggcATTTTATATTGAAGtaaatttgattgtttgttgtgaatttaattatattttaaaatgacgAAATTTGAAGGAGTTTATAATAACTAGAATTTTACAAAACTTAAAATGagattaaaaaactaatctaGATCAAAGTAAAACAATTTTCGATTTatttactgaaaataaatttatgcttaaatatatttatatcaatatAGGAGGAGCAGCTGGTAGTGTTGTTGCAGCTAGACTGAGTGAAATCCCCAGTTGGCGAGTTCTATTAATTGAAGCCGGTCCTGATGAACCAGCAGGTGCTGAAATTCCATCTAATTTTGGAGTTTATCTTGGTATGATTTACAAATATTGTTCGccgaaatacttttttttaatttttttttattaaatgcaaGCAATGTAGGACAAAttgataattgtaaatattatttatagtatATACTTAAATTTGCGATTTTATTTTCAAGGAGGTAGTCTCGATTGGAACTATAGGACTACCAATGAATCTTATGCTTGTCTGGCGCAAAACGGCTCCTGCTCCTGGCCTCGCGGACGCAATCTCGGTGGTACTACAGTTCACCACGGAATGGCTTATCACCGTGGAAATGCTAAAGATTATGAAAATTGGGTTGCCATGGGCAATGAAGGATGGTCTTGGGCAGAGGTAATTGcttacattttatatatatttttttttaatgaatacaaaaaataatgttttatgtgattgtttcattgtttttttttttttttttttttttattacgaggttgttaaaaaataagttcgcaagttaaaataaaatataacttatacagcaagaatttttaaatgaaattcaaTCTGTACTTTTCAGTAATTCAAGgtcgttcaaattttttttaaaaattcattattatttatatttttctttttggaaaattatttttggtattatataatttatttgtaacgtccacgttttcaaaaattataaaaataaataatttacttgttcccggctcgaaatttgctcgccggagtccaggttcataaacggggattacattatcaataacaaaataataaacaaaacacttcattttaaataaatcaaagaaaaaaagaaaaacctctttattggcctgatcatgttcataaacgatataaacaatataaacaaattaaacaatataaacaatatattagaccactcttttcacacatactcgcggttcaaaatcgcgaactaaCTGTCAAGAGCTGGTTCCCCGCTTccccaggagactagccgtcacccctgggcctaaacctctaccccgagagcgaatggagagtgtcctcttcgcccccacctacacggcttatgatcacctaccgtacctcaagctgaaggcttcggcacggggagaagcactttcatccggtcggttcatgatacttacctgggccttggtcagactccaggtagagtatcatcctctggaattacttggtgaagagtattcgcccgagtaattctcccgagaaagaactgcttgctttatcgagccaaattttggcgtttatcattttttgcctaactctcttgtaacgaaaaggaagagtcgttttagacacctatcCGGTGTcctcgaactagcattcaaaaataattatttattattttaatcgcaatttccttcattttctatccattcgtcttgccaaattctaagtttttatttttgaaactcaaatctttattattttaatcgcaatttccttcattctctatccattcgtttcgtcaaattcacaattctttattattttaatcgcaatttccttcattatatatccattcgttgatttttcatactaaattgtcctcgggacttataaaattttcgcttacctaatttatttcttacaaaataataatcgtcaattctttcattttatatccattcatcactttcccatactaaatcttgttcggaacttagaataattttcccagtcttttaatttcttttacaatttaatcataccttcggtaacaataatataaaatttttaaataaatacaaaaattaaataattaatcgccgtactaataacaataattgtttctattaatttttaagtaatataaaaaaaataaactaaaatactcagatacaaaagtaaaatctgggtcataattataatacaactctgtcttttcttctttttgtttttaaacaactaataattactaacttgtaatttaatatatgaAACGAAATAACTCAATAGTTCAAATAATATTCGGAACTCAGAAAaccgtaataataataataataatacctaTTCGAACAAAAACATAACTATAAACGtttattttaaacgataaacaacatttaattaaatcaaaacgAGGATTGGACCGTCGAGTAGGCAGCCGCTGTTGCTCCCCTCCTCGTTCCGCCTTCTCGCCCTACTCCTCAGCTGTCCCTGTTCCCAAATTTTGGTCATATATTCAAGACTATaacttaaaaagaaattaattcaaaatattaatcaatataaaataaattaataacaatacaatttttcaaaaaaaaacattttttatgtcagttttttatttttctcggatttttttgtaaaagtaCTCCTCGTGTATTAgcattgattatttttttaggttcttccatattttataaaatcagaaGATAATAGAGAAATAAATCGAGTTGGAAGACAATATCACGGTACAGGTGGTCCAATGGTTATCGAaaggttttaatttttttttctaaacatcATACTTAGTATTATATTGTAACTTATAACACAAGAGATTATTACGTAATAATgtgttcattttaaaaatattagatttcCATATCAGCCACCATTTGCTGACGCAATATTAAAAGCTGCCGAAGAAACAGGTTACGGAAGAACTGAAGATATGGTTGGTGCAAATATTCGCGGATTTACAGTTGCTCAAACAATGAGTGTAAATGGCGTTCGACAGAGTACCGCATCAGCATTTTTACGTCCAATTCGTAATAGAGAAAATCTCGATATAGTTCTTAATGCTACTGCTACAAGAATATTGATTAACAACCAAAAAAGGGTCACCGGAGTTGAATATTTACTGGTTAgtactttttttacagtattaaaaattaaatcatcaaTACAACAAAAAATAAGCGTGATAAGCACTTGCAATTATCATTTATCGTTTAACATGAGATTTTCAGTGTTATGACGATAATAAAGAGCAATATGTTTTTATAGAATAACAGAACTCGTAGAGCAAGGGTCACTCGGGAAGTTATAGTCTCAGGAGGCGCTGTAAACTCTCCTCAACTTTTACTTCTATCCGGAATCGGTCCGAAGGAGCAACTTCGATCTTTGGGAATTCGTGTCGTTCTCGACCTACCCGGAGTTGGAAAAAATCTTCACAATCATGTTTCTTACAGTCTTGATTTCACACTCGCTAACCAACAAAACGCACTGGGATTTAATTTGGATGACGTGACTCAATACTTAAGCAATCAAACGGGACCATTGTCCTCATCTGGATTAGCACAAGTAACAGGGATTTTGTCATCACGTTACACCACGTCAGATTATCCAGAtttacaaatgtttttttcgGGTTTTCAAGAATCTTGCCTTGATACTGGAGATGTCGATCTGAGAAATTATGGCAACAATAGAACGGTCAGATTCACAGCAGTAAATCTCCATCCTAAAAGTAGAGGTAATAGTTATCATGACTAGCAATTCAAATCTATCGAATTATAAGCTAAGATTATGGATAGATTCCAtatatttcgttttttttttttttttttttttaaggagcTATAAGTTTGGCTAGTAAAAATCCACTAGAGCATCCTATTATTTGGAGTAATGATCTTGCTGATCCTGCGGACGTTGATGTACTGGTCGATGGTATgcatgttattattaatatggCAAATTCAACTACCATGAAATCACAAGGTCTGACTCTGGCAACCCAGCCGATCGATTGCTGCAAGGAATATGAATTTCTCTCAGATAGCTATTTCCGATGTGCTGTTCATATAGACACACGTACTGAAAATCACCAGACTGGTTCATGTAAAATGGGACCTAGTTCTGATCCATTGGCTGTCGTTGATCCATATCTTCGAGTACATGGTATTCAAGGGCTTCGTATCGCTGATGCTTCCATTATGCCaatggttattattattatttttagataaatttaaatcaaaatattactttattaatttagttaaaaataaatttgaattttatttataaaatagtaagaataattgtttttttttttttcaggttgTTTCAGGAAACCCTCAAGCATCAGTTACAATGGTAGGTGAAAGAGCGGCTGATTTCATCAAGAGAACATACAGCCAATGCGcatacttataaataataattactaacttCGAATTGTTTATGGTCTAcgttaaattaattgtaaaatatttttatgagttatttcaataaattatcatgattttatttcaattaaactaCTTATTCAGTTCTTTACTTTATTTTCCTCTCAAGAATAAAATATCTCTTCATTTCATATTCAATAGGAGATATTCCGTCacgaaattattgataaaaaagtagataacatttgatttttttcttgttagtGTATGACGTTCGAAAGGAGCGCCCAGGTCGATGACATGTGCCAAGTGGCACACTATGTTGATTCGTATTGTGTGACCTCAATGTGGTGTCAGAGTAAGTCAGTGACATTACtttatgaatgaaaaaaaaattatgaaaagtcacatgaataaaaattattatttaattctaatttgAATTCGTCCAATAAATgcctttttaaatttttacgctatatatataaataagaaatgaaaatatttataaaataaaaaaatttattagcaatgATGGGATAAATGcatgataaataaaacatttgaCGATGGAAGTGAATGAGAAACGTATATACTCATCCAGTGTACAAACTTTGAATTTCATGAGCAAGAGTAGTGAAGGCTCTATCAActactaaaataaattcatagcGGAAAAGGTCACTTTGAGGACGACCAACTATTGCAAGATCGAAACATCAAACGATCTCAAGAGCTCTTTTCATATCGATGTATATGTAACAAAATAGTAAAATGAGATCGATGATATTTATTCCAATTCACTTAACacgataatattttttgtataaaaaataattatctcaaTTAAGAACATGTAGAGCGAGTGCATGTTAATCTAATCTATCAttgacaaatttattttatgaaatacgtaaatttcaaaaattttacatctttaaaatttattagttttattatattaatcaaaGCTAAAAAATTAGACTAGTTAAATTTTCTGTCATATATTCTTCgaagattttatttacattattaggTAGTGATTATTAGCAgtttcttttttaacttcccgctaagaaaattgaaaattttcaaaaatcgggaagttattggttttaccccgttttgcgaaaatcaagttttcatcagatctcgacgttttaaggtcacaggaagattccctgactattcccgtgatggtgtccgtgcggctgtatgtatgtatgtatgtatgtgtgtgtgtgtgtgtgtgtgtgtgtgtgtgtgtgtgtgtgtgtgtgtgtgtgtgtgtgtgtgtgtgtgtgtgtgtgtgcgtgtatGTTCGTAAAcctctgataattttttaacgtcTCGGCCGATCagatcgaaataggtggcgatccaaagagtatcattgccattaaatttcgtaaaaatttgaatcgattcagttcgctagattttgagaaatctcaaaaataaaattttcaaaaaatcgtttttttggaataacttttaaacggcttcaccgatcaattccaaaaactaatcagctcttaggcttaaaaaaccacgtcgattgccaccagtcccataaaaatcggttaattcgttcgagagttatcgaaaacgaaaaatttcgaaaaaagtgtttttttcacatacacggaaaaaagtaaactgtaatgaataacagtcgatttataataagtaatgatcaattgctaaaaattaccatttcaaacagtaaaatcgtgattttactattcagtttataatatttaccatttaaacgttacaatttactctttacatggaagaaaatactatttcaaacagtaatattcgctatgtaaatgtctaaaatgttaaagtataataattaacaattcaaactttaatattcatcattttgtacctaaaaaatgatgttatgatatgtaaaaagtataaaatgaagttagtaaatttctaatacaagcaacgtcaatatttacaaagtaaaatggtaaattttaaacgcaacgctaaaaattaaactgtaattattgacttgcttggactggtaaaatgtatattttaaaagtataatttttactgtttcaaatgttaaattctcccagagtgagacccccttttCTCTCATCTGAGTTCcgcttctcctcataatatagactatattgaaatggcaatttttactgtttgaaactgtaattttttaagatgaaagagtcgttatttactatagtgacagctactaatcacttattttggatattaaattataaattgttgcttttatactttctacattaagttctgtaatatttatatttttgccaccccgatgtccgctttactgttttaaattataaaaattaaccggaatccgagtgaatattacagtttacttttttccgtttAACTTcgagatttatttttagatcgtttttgacgaaataaaataattattagagcccaaaaaatcccgtcgatcgccaccaagaacgtgaaaattggatgattggttcgtgagttatcgttgccgaaaaaattcagaaaaattgaatttttcaaatttctctaaggttttcggttcgatcagtttgtgttcaaaagtatatcatagattctgaaaaactgcgtggaataatgccaaccgcgtgaaaatcgattcattcatttaggaatttttgcagtttgaaaattcgaaaaatactgttttattaaatttctatcagacttttaagctcgaagagctcaaaagcatacaaaagctatttgagctcggagagctcaaaataacacacaaattatattttcgagctcgaagagctcagaaacgtcataagtgcaatttcaagcgtttaggtatggaattggcgggaagttgcagggatggcctttagggtcaaccgttttccagatttttttttatttatttagagtcggttttaactgctgtggtcatatcgccgactttaactATTGGGAGTAGTACGTTAGGGTCTTTTTGGGTTGTGAAAATCTTAACCTAGGCAGCAAGGGTTGAATCAACCcagctggtttctaagaccataTTGGGATTtgaacccacgcctggccgGTAAGTTAGTCCGAGTGCTCTATAGGTCATGCGCCTAGAGATGCGAGCGGTCCTgtcattgacatttttttttggtcatcGGACGGTCACATGACCGTTTGTTAAATGATGGACCGAGCGAGCGAAAATGCTGCCATCTAGTGAATTTCTAAGAACATAAAGCAAAATAACAGTTTGTTATTGCGAGTGAATTTTGGAGTAATATAATTatggtaaataatttttttataaatatttaattataaattttgtgtcataacttattttatgcaatagcttaaataattgaaattaatacgaatattctctaaaagatacaaaatattatttaattaaaaaaatgatatcgTAATTAACTTCAAATATGAAGCTATATGAAATcttataagataaatatgtgttaataactattaaataaagaattttttgtgataataataataagatttatgtcattttatatttattgcatCATTTAATGGTTGAaagtcattttaaattaaaagacaattttaaaatggtacatgaaaaaattatttttattcgactTTAAAATGATTACCTGTACAAGTTAAAACTGAA
This genomic interval from Cotesia glomerata isolate CgM1 linkage group LG1, MPM_Cglom_v2.3, whole genome shotgun sequence contains the following:
- the LOC123271597 gene encoding glucose dehydrogenase [FAD, quinone]-like, with the translated sequence MADVPSIFNSSTTCQNQFLGGPSLTEVCPSTTATYVFFLYIVNNLIDISPKIGDSCGRVTADKKPRDVYDFIVIGGGAAGSVVAARLSEIPSWRVLLIEAGPDEPAGAEIPSNFGVYLGGSLDWNYRTTNESYACLAQNGSCSWPRGRNLGGTTVHHGMAYHRGNAKDYENWVAMGNEGWSWAEVLPYFIKSEDNREINRVGRQYHGTGGPMVIERFPYQPPFADAILKAAEETGYGRTEDMVGANIRGFTVAQTMSVNGVRQSTASAFLRPIRNRENLDIVLNATATRILINNQKRVTGVEYLLNNRTRRARVTREVIVSGGAVNSPQLLLLSGIGPKEQLRSLGIRVVLDLPGVGKNLHNHVSYSLDFTLANQQNALGFNLDDVTQYLSNQTGPLSSSGLAQVTGILSSRYTTSDYPDLQMFFSGFQESCLDTGDVDLRNYGNNRTVRFTAVNLHPKSRGAISLASKNPLEHPIIWSNDLADPADVDVLVDGMHVIINMANSTTMKSQGLTLATQPIDCCKEYEFLSDSYFRCAVHIDTRTENHQTGSCKMGPSSDPLAVVDPYLRVHGIQGLRIADASIMPMVVSGNPQASVTMVGERAADFIKRTYSQCAYL